catgctcagcccggTGTGTGTATGTGGGGAGTCTATGGCCAGCCTAAAGCTCACGTGACATAATGCAGTACGGATGAAGACATTTTTATGTTCTTTTACAGCTCAACGGaggctcctccacttcctcctctcaCAGTGATTTGCAGAGCCCCGATAAAGACTCACAGGTAAGAAAAGCTTCCtttttagtctactttcacactcgcgttttggctttccgtttgtgagatccgttcagggctctcacaagcggtccaaaccggatcagtttgcattctaaatggaaaaggatccgctcagaatgcatcagttcagtctccattccgctctggaggctgcctgcagcgttttggtgtccgtctgatgaaactgagccaaacggatccgtcctgacacacaatgttaagtcaatggggacggatccgttttcactgacacaatctggcacaatagaaaacggatccgtcctccattgactttcaattgtgttcaagacggatccgtcttggctatgttacagatattacaaacggatccgttctgaacggatgcaaacggtcgtattatctgaacggatccgcacaaaacgcgacggCGCAGCTGACATTACATGGAGTCATCAGAGGTCATTGTAGACTGGATCTAGGTCAGTGTGGGTACACTGACGACATGTTTGGTGACTATGATCCATACAAGGTGTCTATGACAATGCTGTACTGGACAGAaggggataggttatcaatatctctcagtagtgcagcctcaggctttgggCCTGTAACATCATGCCATCATATCTCAGCCTATAAGTAAGATATTAAAAAACTGTTTTATGCAGGAAAAGAGTGTTAAACAAATGGTTAAATTGTGTCCACTTTCTGTTACTGTATATGTAATATAGAAAAGCACTGAACTAATAGTTCTCATTACCCCTTGGTGTTTTAGGCCGGTGACCTGATCCGAAAAGACCCCTTTGAAGAGAGTGGCCTACGTCTCAGCCCCACGGCGGCCGAAGCTAAAGAAAAGGCCCGCTCGAAGAGAGCCAACAAACGAGCTCCCCAAATGGACTGGAGCAAGAAACACGAAATTTTCAGCAACTTCTGATCCTCCCTCTCGGCACACGAACGGTCGGGACGAGAGCGGGGCGCAGGACTCAAACCCCTTTCTCCCCACTAAACACTGCGCGTTAACCGGAGGGCGCAGATTAAAACCAACTAACAAGAGGTCGTCACCAAACCTATATCTGTTTAACCATTTCAGCTCGGTGGCATTTTACGGCATATTATGTTGACTTACATAGTGCCAGGCCACATATTATACCCACACCAGCATCggaggatggatttgcccatggtGCGCTATTTGCGGGCATTACTGAGTCATGGGCGTACCCGGGGGCTCGAAGGAAAAGTCTTAACTCCTGACTGGAATTTAGACAGAAAAAGCAATGGACAACATTGGACAACAGTTCTCCATTGCTAAACCAGCAGGGTCCTGGCAGCCgcatcgtcctcctcctcctgtgtttaTAAGACTGTTTCCTCATCCTGTCCTGCGGTCCCACCAAGGTATAGGATGTAGGATTTCCTCCGCCAGGGACCACCGCTAGCAAAGCACTTAGGAGATCATCACCTGGAGGCAGAGTGCCCTCTGATTCACGTCCACCCTGCAGACCCCGACAAGCTAGACGTAGGTGTCATCCACGAAGAAGCATATTCTCAGTAGATAAGATTGCACAATTTCTTCCAGACACAGGGCTTTGTTAACACTTTTGCTGCCAACTCCTCCTGGTAATGGAAACCAGTACACGGTCGTCCTGCTGACAGCAGTTTATAGCGCCGTCAATACGTCTTCGTGATTATCCATTGCATTTAGTGCACAGgagggttgggggaggggggggggggcacagtttGGGCCTCATGTGGAATAAGGCAGAGTGTTGCATGTCAGGCCGTCCCCAGGGGGTCACACATTCCTCGCTGCGGCCCAGAACCGCTGGCGCTCTCTTACCCAATCGATGTGCACATGGTTTgagttaagtgaaaaaaaaaataacaaaagctCAAAATCAAGTCAATCAGCCCCGGAGATTCGGAGTAAGTGTCCCCAGGCCTTGCATAGATGCAGATATTATGGAAGTGAGACATGCATGTCGCCTATAGAAGTGATAGGCTAAACGCCAAACTACCAGACATCACCCCCCATCAGTCTTGTAGATCGGGGGTgatcaaactacaactccccgcatgccctaatagctgtaggctgtccaggcatactaggagttgtagttttgcaacagctggaggtccgcaggttgggcatccctgttatAAATGATCAGCCATTTCCCCCAGGGCACAAGCCTGCGTACTGGGGCAAATGACCATTATGATTCACGGCGGGTTGGTCAGCtctacccctgaaaggtataaagATTGTTTTTCCCATACTAAGGGAAGCCCCCCCCAAATCAAATGAAGTGCTTCCTCCCTCCCCCACTCTAGATCGTctttaagggtaggttcacacagaggttttttggaggaggttttttgAGGCAGCTTTTTAGTCAAAGTCAGAAATGGATCCAGCCGGAGTACAAGTCATTCCTCTTTATTTTCGATTCCTTTCGAACCCACCTTTGGTTGAAAAACCTCCCCCAAAAAGTGTGAACCTCCCCTAAAGGCACTAAGATCAAAAAATTCCAAAACCATCGGGCCAGTTTGCTTTCACTGAAAAATCCAGCCCGGGTGCCTAGGGTTGAGCTGTCAGGGTAGTAAGCCTGTATGCATAGGCCGAGGTTTAATGCACGGTCCTAGACACTCTCAATCTAATTAAAAAAGAGCGTCATTTAACCCTGCGGCACGCTAATACCTCGTATGTCCCGGATTAACAAGCCGGCGAGATCACGTCGTCCATTTGAAAGCTCCTCTTAGAAACTATATAGGCCTTAAGCTGACCCAGGAATGCAGTTTTAATCACGTCAGAGGGGATTAGGTAGATTCCGGCCAAATAAAATAATATCTTTTACAATAATTCTCCATGGAAAAACAACAAGGACAGAAAAAGTTTCCTTCTTTCAAATGTTTCTAGAAGCGATACAGCCCCCTAGTGGCCATAATGGAAAATGCCCGATTTCTGCAAGTCGGGGAAAACACATTGGCCAATAAAATGTGTAGTTAGAAAGAATGTAATCTTTATTATTCAGCCTGTTAAATATCACATTCCCTACGATTCTCAGACTACAATCGAGGAGTTGGAGGAAGGCGTATAGTAAAGGGTTTTCTGATGATAACTCCAGATTTCACACTGACCctttaaatgaaccgtcactgcaGATGTAGTTACAGGACCTTCGTGTGGTGATTGCACAATTTTCGGTCTGATGTTGACCACGtgttgctgcagctgcttgatTTGTAATGAAACCAGTAGGGATGGAAGGTCTGAACAATGTgcaaaaaaaccacaaaaaaaacaactttgtaAATGATGAACATTCCAGTATGATTTTTGTTCGGCGATTTTAGGACAGTACTCTGCGGGGGTGCaggtttattaacacacacatgtCAATTCAGCAGCCCACAGACCCACTGCATACCGTAATATTTAGTGCGCCAGTGACTTagtcagttttaggcctcatgcacacaaacgttccaTCCATGATACGGTGTGCACACGACGGGTGCCTATATATAGCGTACCCGCTGTTTGCAGACCGCAATATGGACTCTGCCGGGCAACGggccctgtgcatgaggccttagctatAGACCCCACATGGCATTTGAGATGAGCTCGGTCCCATCTTCAGGTTCAGCCTGGTAGCATTGTTCAGCATTCCACTCAGTCCTGATCCCATCACAGCACTGAGCTTGGTCCCATGGCCGAGCTTGGTCCTGTGACTGGATGTTTGCACTGAGCCTGTTCCCGTGGCTCAGTGTTCCAGTCAAGCTTAGTCCCAGTCTTGATCTCATCACTGAACTTGGTCCCATGTCTCAGCTTTCAGGCTGAGCTTGGTCTAATGGATCAGCTTTCAGGCTGAGCTTGTTCCCGTAATTTGGTGTCTGTGCTGAGCTTGGTTCCATGGCTCAGCTTTTGTGCTGAGCTTGGTCCATTGGCTCGGCTTTCGCGCTGAGCTTATGTCTCACGGCTCAGAATTCGAATTGAACTTGATCCCATGGCTTAGCACGGGTTAAGCTCGGTCCCATCACACAAATAGGTTGAACTCAATTCCACATTCCGCTTCGGACAGATCCCACCACACGGTAGTCATCACCCTGGCTTGACTTGGATCCCATCCTTCTGCATTTTCTTCAGAACGATCTAGactgaactttggccaatttatgGAAATTTTCTGGAAGGTGACCAGATGCAACCGCTCTAGGTATCGTTATGTAAAGACTAGACGTATGTAGTGGCACTTTAGAAATTAAGGAACCGGAGTTGTGGATATCGGGGCCCATCCTCCAACACCGAGGTGCTCGATGGAAAGGGTCTAGAACGTGGACTGAAGCATGGAGACGGCATGTTATGCACACGGACTGACACATGAAGGATGTAGCTGTCGGAGCTGGATGTAGCTCGCGATTGTATTTTTAACAAaccaatggatttttttttatggactttgAATTATTTTAAGCGTTTTAAAACCTGACCACTATGGCTGAAATGTGCCTGGCTAATGCCACTGTATATGACACCACATCTCATCAGCATGGCAGGCGCtgatgctgccccctgctggtagAATCAGAGGTCTGCTGTATAGTTTTGTATGACGGAcagatttattataatttttttttgggatcgGCGCGATAGATCGGAGACCTCTGCGCTGCACACGGCCATGAAGCTGCTTATATGTAGCTCTGTTTGGAATCATATTTTTGTACTTTTAAACCTGTAATTATGTAAGGCACATATCTGATAGCATTTATCTATGACACAAGACATATTGTAAACTGCTATGTGCTTAATAAAGGCTTTCCCAAGTACGCATCTGTCATTGTGCGACGAGGAACATGAAGAGTAGGCTATCCTGCCCTGAATGCCGCCATCAGACACACGTATAGATTACATCGCTGAATGCCGCCATCTCCCAGCACCGGGCATAACTTGGATGGTCAATCATATCTCCCTCCATCAACTCCTTTCCTTTGATCCTAATTTCTctcatattacagtgaaaaattgaaaaaataaaataaatctgtgtCCTGGGAGATCAGCCGTgtcacccctcctcctcctcactgtaaGACaagtggctgcagcaggagcctcccccccTCTGGTCTGCAGCCCCCTCATAAAAAACTAAACGTGCCCTAATAGGACGGGGACTGTCTTGATAGGACAACTCCTGATCTTGTGTATCAAATAGAGCATTATACGACATCGTGAAGATATAATAGACACTTTTATTTACAATATAGAAATATATACCGTACAATACAAAAATAATAGACCCgtcacttctcctgacatgtctgttttagtgacgCCCCATGTAagcagcatctgttcttatgactctatgtcgtGCCATTCCTCTCTTATCCCTGCTaggagttatgaatgaattgccggcagtctgcaatgaaggtccagcagggtgttaccagttgggatgtGTCTCTACGCAGGCTGAtgatatccaatcagtgctgccagtgtcaggctGTGGGGGGACACACCCTCAATGGGTAACACCCAACTGGACCTTTGTTTGCAaagtgctagcaattcattcataacttctagcaggaataagagaGGAATAGAGTGATAAGAATAGATACTTCGGATTTGTTTTTACAAGTAGTCACTAAAACAGACACGTCGGGAGGGGCGACAGAGATGTGGTCTGTATATTGTGATAGTAATGCccgtttcacatctgcgttagggcATGAATTTATGCCGGCCGGGCCCGTGCTGTGGACAACAAATTGCGacggtctgcaccgcaaaaaagtaatgcatgtaccacttttttgtggtgcggaggcaaagacgtaaaccccacagaagcactccgtagcgcTTTTGTAGAGTTCCGTACGACACCttccggacccatttaagtgaatgggtccacatctgtgaagCGGTTCAAAAACTACTGGGGCCCGTatattgcgggccacaatacaggcCCGGCCGGCACTCCggttcgtatgcatgagcccttgagTAGTATTTGTCCAGCCGCTTCTCGCTTGCTGGGTTGCAGCCGAACCTccgcctgtccccattatagtgaatggggctggatggAATTCCGGTTGcgcccggcaggctgttccggccagatctgcttaaggcccctttcacacgagccgcgggtgcaatgcgtgacgggaACGCAaaccacccgcactgaatcctgacccattcatttcaatgggtctgtgtttttttttaacgcatcagttctgcattgcgtgaaaatcgcagcatgttctatattctgtgtttttcacgcagccccggctccatagaagtgaatggggcttcagtgaaaaacgcattgcatccggaagcaagtgcggatgcgatgcgttttttttttaacgatggttgctaggagatgttgtttgtaaaccttcatttttttttatcacgcgcgtgcaaaacgcattgcactcacgtggaaaaaacggaactgaacgCAAACGCAGACAAAacggtgtgagtttcactgaacgcacctggagctaatccgtcacgctcgtgtgaaagaagagacctaatgcagatgtgaacccggcctaaattGTCCTCTCCGGATGATCCCTTTTTGCTAAAGGCGAGGACCACCAGCAATCTCTGTAGAGAGACATGGCAGAAACTGTTCTATCAGCCTGCAGTGCCCCCGCAGGGAGAAGAAGGCATCACAGTtttcattaaaatcaatgggctcCTTGTGTTTGGCCTTGCAGAGCAAGTGGCACATTTGGCTACTATCTGAGGGTCCTGGTGGCCCCCGATGTTAACTTACTGACGTCCCCTTGTAAATGTAAGTAACTGGAATCTTTTTGAACTTGTGGCATCCGAGACGATTCACCTCCCTCTCTCTTTTTCTCCATCACTTCTTTTTAGTTGCCCCAGGACAGATGTCTCTGTTTAGGCAGTCAGAGCACCGGGGGGACACAGGGAGGCAAACCTGCTGCCCAAAACCGACTAGTAGCCAATTGATTTCGCTCCAGAGATCTCTATGGACACAAAGAGGCCAAATATAAGAAATGATGAGCGTGAATAACTGAGGAACAGGGGCATTTAGACCCTGAATTACCGCACTCTGATGTTGGGGTATTTTTCTTCTATCAATGCAAACTGAGTGTCCTCCAGATGAAAGAAAACTGTCTCTAGCGCCACCTATAGGTAACTGCCCCGTAAAACAATGTCCGGCCCATTACAGGGGTGGCCACCTTTGGGTGCAGGTCCCTAATTTAGatatgtttttttcccccaagtATCCTGTAAGATTCCCTATACCTTCCAAGACTTCTATCCTCACTAATATGAGAGCACAGGTCACTTGCTGCCCACAAGGTCATAAAAattttcttctgaaatactctgtgctgctgtggccattCTCTTCCTAACTTTCACTATATGACCTCACTTTTCTTCACCCCCCCCTTTAGATCTCAATGCTTCCTTCCAGCAGGGGTTTGCGAGGACAGCTATGTGGCCATTTATAACCAGCTGGACCCTCACCTTGGCAGCCAGTCCTCGAGGGCCACACGAGTGTCTTCAGGGGTCTTGGTTTCTTTTTTCACCCACTTCAGTCTGTTGGAAATACGATGTACATGAGTGTCCACACCTGAGGAGACAGGAGGTTGTCATCACCCCAGATTCAATACATAGAAGTAATGCAGGTCTTTCTAAAACGGTGCCCTACGCAGGTGGTGtgtggtattgcatctcagccccattcactgcaatggacCCGAGCTGCACAGACAACCCgtggacaggggtggcgctgtttatggaagaaagcggccatgtttttctaatcctggacaacctttTAAGTTTGTTGCGTGGGAAAATTCCTGGGGTTTCTGGACTATTGGGTGCTAGATTAATGGAGTGCACACAGTGGATGAAAGCCTGGGTATACAATTATGATTGGATCTAGGAGTAGCCCTCAGGGGTTGCCCAGGATTTTAGTATTTATGACCTCCCCttaggatagtccatcaatatgaGTTTGGttcgggtctgacacccagcacccccgccgacgaGCTGTTTAAAGACCTCGCGGTGCTTGAACAAGCGCTGATGTCTCCGTTATTTACCAGAGACAGTGCCATACATCCTGTAGTGGCTGCGTGTGGTACTGCAGCcccatcccattcaagtgaatgtgacaGATCACTGCCGAACACAGCCCCTGaagaatgtacggcactgtgccggGTAAACCGTGACGAGGCCGAGTGCCACAGCCCCTTTAAGCatggtaggtcatcaatacccaCACGACCTCTGTAAAACGGAAACCGTCAGTAAAGGAACCTCAGTGATCCATTATCCTTACCAATCCCAGATACCTTGTTCCAGGCAATGTCCATAATCAGATGAGCCATTTTAGGTCCCACCCCAGGAAGCTtcaccagctctgctacattatcGGGAATGTCACCGCCGTACTGATCCTGAAGTATCTCCGTCGTCTTCTTGACGTATTTCACCTTGTTCTATGGTAAGAAAGCAGGATGTCAAGATTAAGGGGGTTGTCCTGTCCAGTCAACCCATTCTctggacagctgagaagccaaaacTGTAGGTGCCATCGCCTGCGGAAGCTGCTGACAGCCATACATTACTCTAGGAGAAATGTGGTACTACATGGTGCCCATACCAGTACATGGCTGACGTTCCTAAACCTGATCATGAGGAGTCCTCCAGAGCAGGGGTCACTCCTCGCAGTGTTCAATAAAAGACTGGCGTTGCCCATCACCACTACGCCTCCACCAATGATGGGTGCAGTTGTGTCAGTCAGTCACCTTCCAGAATCCCACAGGATAGATGAGTTTCCCCAGCGTCTCCTCATCGGTCTCCAGGATCCTGCCCACAGTCAGGCCATGTTCTTTCAGTCTGGTCATGGCTGCTGAGGTCACCTGGTCCTTCGTCTGGCTGGACAGCATCAAGGACAGCAGAACCTGGTAGCGCATCACCTATAAAGCAACACATGGGACCATTACTACTCGAAATGACCAGGTGGTATTCAttaagccccccccctccccagacaAGACTTCATGTCCGAAGCCTATGAACGCCTCAATGCAAGGAAACTGTTGAAGGCTCATGTTCGGGGTGCAAGCCTCTGAGCATCTACAGCTTGAAGCAACCGTACAGAGCATCATGAGCGCTTCTAAGTGCGTGCCAGTCCTTACCCCGTTTAACCCCAAATAACCGCCACCCCACTCCCGTCCTTCATCAGCCATCTATAATCTCGCCTCAGTGTGAAAGCTGCTTACTTGGCCCACGCAGcgaagggctcacgcacacgactgttggctttttttttttgatctgTAAAACACGGATAATGGCCGTGCGCATTCTGACTTTGGCGGAACGGaacggccggcccctaatagaacagtactatcctagtctgtaatgcggacaatgatgggacacgttctattttttttgcagaacggccatgcggacacggAATGTACACAGAgtgatttccgtttttttttttttgcggccacattgaagtgaatggttccgcaaaaacaaatggaatggacacggaaaaaaatatgttcctgtgcatgagccctaaacctgGAGCCTCTTTCTGTAGATAGgagcgggtctcagaggtgggacccacacctttcTAATACTGATGGCATctactagcgatatgccaccaatgcccCAGATGGTAAAAATCCCTTTTAAAAGGGCATCTAATGTTTCAGAAAACTTTTGACATGTCGCATGATGAGTTGGGTTCCGGGTGCTGAGACCCCCATCGATAGCTGAAATGAAGAGGCAGACGTGCTCAGGTAGCCTCCATCGGTCCCATCTAGCACAGTCCCTCACAACCAAATGGGCTCAGCTTCTACTCCTCCATTTCAGCAACTGGCGGGTGCagaggtggactgggaacttaaagggttGTAGGCGGGTGCAAATTGagagaaggcggggcaacacaagtcagctgggccaacagaagtaggcaaGGCCAGTAATACCgtattgcagcacaaaataccgcctcagTATAacgaaatatcacagtgcagcataaaatgctGCTTTATCACCATTCTGAGGACGGAGATCAGGAGGGCACCTGGCGGGTGTatgagtacctgatgctcctagcattcagTAATACTTAGATCATCAGATCCCTATGTACCCGACCGGAGGCCGTGAAGGGGGCTCAGGCAGCCCCTTGGAGAAATTTTCCActagagtctatggccagtcgGCCCCTGTGTGGGAGTCTTAGCACCCAGATCCCCTTTTCACATGTCAAAACGATGGTTGTCCCAAAAGTCTGATAGGCTCAGGTCCCACTCCTACCTGAAGGATGGGGGCCCCGTACATGGAAACCAGTCCACActctctctattcactgctatgggacttccaaaaacagcCAAGCAAGCACACCTCTGCATCTCCAGCTCCACCAGTGCTAAACGAGGGCCGCGGgggcccacacctatcagacatttacagCATAGCCCAAGATACTGGACACCTACCATGTACAGCAGATGGTGCCCCATACATAAGGTGCCCATAAGTCCCGGCACCTCGTATC
The DNA window shown above is from Bufo bufo unplaced genomic scaffold, aBufBuf1.1, whole genome shotgun sequence and carries:
- the LOC120984455 gene encoding endonuclease III-like protein 1 codes for the protein MRYQVLLSLMLSSQTKDQVTSAAMTRLKEHGLTVGRILETDEETLGKLIYPVGFWKNKVKYVKKTTEILQDQYGGDIPDNVAELVKLPGVGPKMAHLIMDIAWNKVSGIGVDTHVHRISNRLKWVKKETKTPEDTRVALEDWLPRDLWSEINWLLVGFGQQVCLPVSPRCSDCLNRDICPGATKKK